One window from the genome of Natrialba magadii ATCC 43099 encodes:
- a CDS encoding zinc-dependent alcohol dehydrogenase family protein translates to MRAAVLEEHGAPLAVKEVDYPDPEPDQVIVETKACGICRSDWHAWQGDWSWIGASVPEGQILGHEPAGVVSAVGEDVETLQEGDRVAVPFHLGDGTCSHCREGRANNCETVIPLGLSSIAPGAFAEAFPVREADYNCVKLPDDVDFTEMAGLGCRFMTAYHALADRAGLRPGDWVAVHGCGGVGLSAIHIADALGAHPIAVDVREDKLDRARELGASATVNAAEADNTAQEVKALAGGGADVSIDALGIAETCQNSIGSLGTRGTHVQVGLTTDEEEGQIEVPVDVMTMRELDFHGSFGMPLVRYEELFRLIGEGTLEPSKIIGETLSLEEAPETLSSMDSYETVGIPVITEF, encoded by the coding sequence ATGCGAGCAGCAGTACTCGAAGAACACGGTGCACCGCTTGCGGTCAAAGAGGTCGACTACCCCGATCCGGAACCGGATCAGGTTATCGTCGAGACGAAAGCCTGCGGGATCTGTCGGAGCGACTGGCACGCCTGGCAGGGCGACTGGAGCTGGATCGGCGCTTCGGTGCCGGAGGGGCAGATTCTCGGCCACGAGCCAGCAGGGGTCGTTTCCGCGGTCGGCGAAGATGTCGAGACACTCCAGGAGGGCGACCGCGTTGCGGTGCCGTTCCACCTCGGCGATGGCACCTGCTCACACTGTCGCGAGGGAAGAGCGAATAACTGCGAGACCGTCATCCCGCTCGGTCTGTCGAGTATCGCGCCGGGTGCGTTCGCCGAGGCCTTCCCGGTCCGCGAGGCAGACTACAACTGCGTGAAGCTCCCCGACGACGTCGACTTCACCGAGATGGCCGGCCTCGGCTGCCGGTTCATGACCGCCTACCACGCGCTCGCAGACCGCGCAGGCCTTCGGCCCGGCGACTGGGTCGCCGTCCACGGCTGTGGCGGTGTCGGCCTTTCGGCAATCCACATCGCCGACGCGCTGGGTGCACACCCGATCGCAGTCGACGTTCGCGAGGACAAACTCGATCGCGCCCGCGAACTCGGCGCGTCCGCGACGGTCAACGCAGCCGAGGCCGACAACACGGCACAGGAGGTCAAAGCGCTCGCCGGCGGCGGCGCAGACGTCTCGATCGACGCGCTCGGTATCGCTGAGACCTGCCAGAACTCGATCGGCAGTCTCGGAACCCGTGGTACGCACGTCCAGGTCGGCCTGACTACCGACGAAGAGGAAGGGCAGATCGAGGTTCCCGTCGACGTGATGACGATGCGGGAACTCGACTTCCACGGCTCGTTCGGCATGCCGCTCGTCCGCTACGAGGAACTGTTCAGGCTGATCGGCGAGGGCACACTCGAGCCGAGCAAGATCATCGGCGAGACGCTGTCACTCGAGGAGGCCCCCGAAACGCTGTCCTCGATGGATAGCTACGAGACGGTCGGGATTCCGGTCATCACCGAGTTTTGA